One region of Juglans microcarpa x Juglans regia isolate MS1-56 chromosome 7S, Jm3101_v1.0, whole genome shotgun sequence genomic DNA includes:
- the LOC121240920 gene encoding cyclin-dependent protein kinase inhibitor SMR13-like — MAPSGQTKARPTRKARRRNHFKKRIVHSKNQEASRSLPPNSSTTSSSDFSKIRDIDFEAVEVPSSGCSTPKAQRFRIPEISTCPPAPKKQRVVSNCSLQRTPIAFFAPPDLELFFFFALRDISV; from the coding sequence ATGGCTCCTTCTGGTCAAACAAAAGCAAGGCCAACCAGAAAggcaagaagaagaaaccaTTTCAAGAAGCGGATTGTACACTCCAAGAATCAAGAAGCATCAAGAAGTTTGCCTCCTAACTCTTCCACCACAAGCTCCAGTGATTTTTCAAAGATCAGAGACATAGATTTCGAGGCTGTTGAAGTCCCTTCAAGCGGCTGCTCCACTCCAAAAGCTCAGAGATTCCGGATACCAGAGATTTCAACATGCCCACCAGCACCCAAGAAGCAAAGAGTAGTTTCGAATTGCTCCTTGCAAAGAACACCGATTGCCTTCTTCGCTCCTCCAGACTTagagctcttcttcttctttgcacTTCGAGATATTTCGGTTTGA
- the LOC121241197 gene encoding heterogeneous nuclear ribonucleoprotein H3 translates to MFYRGKFADGGDGREMGAKRQRVVDQGPPFYGTSPGPSFMYNASPYSYVNPSPPFPVVRIRGLPFDCTETDVAEFFHGLDIVDILFVHNSGKFTGEAFCVLGYPLQVDFALQRNRQNLGRRYVEVFRSKRQEYYKAIAKEVSDTRGGSPHRRVQRAKSYDEGKDSAEHTGVLRLRGLPFSAGKDDIMEFFKDFVLSEEAIHITMNSEGRPTGEAFVEFANAEDSKAAMVKDRMTLGSRYIELFPSSQGELEEAVSRGR, encoded by the exons ATGTTCTACAGAGG TAAATTTGCTGATGGTGGGGATGGGCGTGAAATGGGTGCAAAACGTCAACGGGTAGTTGATCAGGGACCTCCATTCTATGGGACTTCCCCCGGTCCAAGTTTTATGTACAATGCATCTCCTTATTCCTATGTCAATCCATCTCCACCCTTCCCTGTTGTCCGAATTCGCGGTCTTCCATTTGATTGCACAGAAACTGATGTGGCTGAGTTCTTCCATGGTTTGGACATAGTTGATATTCTTTTTGTGCACAACAGTGGAAAGTTCACCGGGGAAGCTTTTTGTGTCTTGGGGTACCCTCTTCAAGTTGATTTTGCTCTTCAAAGGAATAGGCAGAACTTGGGCAGGAGGTATGTTGAGGTTTTCAGGAGTAAGAGGCAGGAATACTATAAGGCAATAGCGAAGGAAGTTTCAGATACTCGGGGTGGTTCACCACATCGAAGGGTCCAAAGGGCTAAATCTTATGATGAGGGGAAGGACTCAGCTGAACACACAGGTGTACTGAGGTTGCGGGGATTGCCATTTTCTGCTGGTAAGGATGATATAATGGAGTTCTTTAAAGATTTTGTTTTGTCAGAAGAAGCAATACATATTACAATGAACTCGGAGGGAAGGCCTACTGGGGAAGCATTTGTGGAGTTTGCAAATGCAGAAGATTCAAAAGCAGCAATGGTTAAAGATAGGATGACTCTTGGGAGTCGATATATAGAATTGTTCCCATCCTCGCAGGGGGAATTGGAGGAAGCAGTTTCCAGAGGGAggtga
- the LOC121241372 gene encoding zinc finger CCCH domain-containing protein 56-like translates to MCAGPEHLNLQLAPPPSSESRSLTKAMNNPIGTVKSELSFSILLELAADNDVEGFKKSICNDSVITETGLWYGRQEFLKSMVLEHRTPLMVAAKYGSVDVVKLILALPEADVNLSSNADKSTALHCAASGGSVGAVVVVKLLLCAGAEPNVTDAYGRRPSDVIVAPPNLSNLKVALEELLRNDYPACQEDPHVSTVDLRSNSMPLPASPEKGSFFVSNSILSPVNCKPNSANVGSFPEKKEYPIDPSLPDLKSSIYATDEFRMFSFKIRPCSRAYSHDWTECPFVHPGENARRRDPKKYHYSCVPCPEFRKGTCRRGDLCEYAHGVFECWLHPAQYRTRLCKDGMSCMRRVCFFAHKHEELRLLYASSGSALSSPRSATSAATVMDMAAALNMFPSSPSVGSAMSLSPFSPSLSPSGNGVSQMSMAWPQQNIPTLHLPGSNLQMSRLRSSLNARDISAELRFLQDFEMQQQPLLNDFSCSSQAHIRISPGNLSFHSKTLSPSNLDELFSAEVSSPRYSDQHAASAVFSPSHKSALNQFQQQSSMLSPIKTNVLPAQNIDHPHLQASFGVSSPRMISPWSIEPLSPMGSRVSAFSHLEKHQLQLRSFSSRDLGSNLPCDLGSNSLVGSPRHSWSKWESHNGKVDWSVQGDELAGLRKSCSIGRNREEPDVSWVQSLVKELPTENTENAATPVSGTALSVEGSDSKHQTESSDQTVSGPWLEQLQIDRIAA, encoded by the coding sequence ATGTGTGCTGGTCCGGAGCATTTAAATCTCCAACTGGCTCCGCCTCCTTCCTCAGAAAGCAGATCTTTGACTAAAGCTATGAATAATCCAATCGGAACAGTTAAATCTGAGctttctttctccattttacTTGAGCTTGCAGCAGATAATGACGTAGAGGGTTTCAAGAAATCTATCTGTAATGATTCTGTGATCACCGAGACTGGACTATGGTATGGTCGTCAGGAGTTTTTAAAGAGCATGGTTCTTGAGCATAGAACCCCATTAATGGTCGCTGCTAAATATGGTAGCGTTGATGTTGTGAAATTAATTCTTGCTCTTCCCGAAGCAGATGTAAATCTCTCCAGCAATGCAGATAAAAGCACTGCACTTCACTGTGCTGCTTCTGGTGGATCTGTTGGTGCCGTGGTTGTTGTGAAGTTGCTATTATGTGCTGGTGCTGAGCCTAATGTTACTGATGCCTACGGGCGTCGCCCAAGCGATGTTATTGTTGCTCCACCGAATCTATCCAATTTGAAGGTTGCCCTTGAAGagcttttaagaaatgattatcCTGCTTGTCAGGAGGATCCACATGTTTCTACTGTTGATTTGAGATCCAATTCTATGCCCCTCCCGGCATCCCCAGAAAAGGGTTCCTTCTTTGTCTCAAATTCCATATTGTCTCCTGTAAATTGTAAGCCTAATAGCGCAAATGTTGGTTCTTTCCCAGAGAAGAAAGAATACCCGATTGACCCATCTCTTCCTGACCTCAAGAGTAGCATTTATGCTACTGATGAGTTTCGAATGTTCTCATTCAAAATCCGACCTTGTTCCCGAGCTTATTCCCATGATTGGACTGAGTGTCCTTTTGTTCATCCAGGTGAGAATGCCAGGAGAAGAGACCCGAAGAAGTATCATTACAGTTGTGTGCCATGCCCAGAGTTTCGAAAGGGAACTTGTAGACGAGGAGATTTGTGCGAATACGCTCATGGGGTGTTTGAGTGTTGGCTGCACCCAGCACAATATAGAACTCGACTTTGCAAGGATGGCATGAGCTGCATGCGAAGGGTTTGCTTCTTCGCCCACAAGCATGAGGAACTGCGACTGCTGTATGCATCTTCTGGATCCGCACTATCTTCTCCTCGATCAGCTACCTCTGCTGCCACTGTCATGGATATGGCAGCAGCCTTGAACATGTTTCCTAGCTCCCCCTCAGTGGGGTCTGCCATGTCACTTTCTCCTTTTTCTCCGTCTCTGTCTCCTTCTGGTAATGGTGTTTCACAAATGTCCATGGCCTGGCCCCAGCAGAACATCCCCACCTTGCATCTTCCAGGCAGCAATCTGCAAATGAGTCGTCTGAGATCTTCTCTCAATGCAAGAGACATCTCCGCAGAGTTAAGGTTTTTGCAGGATTTTGAAATGCAACAACAGCCGCTCCTGAATGATTTCTCCTGTTCGTCTCAAGCTCATATTCGTATTTCTCCCGGGAATCTTTCTTTCCATTCAAAAACCTTGAGCCCCTCAAATCTAGATGAGCTCTTCTCCGCGGAGGTCTCATCTCCACGATATTCTGATCAACATGCAGCTTCAGCTGTTTTCTCTCCATCACATAAATCGGCACTTAATCAATTTCAGCAGCAGAGCAGCATGTTATCTCCAATTAAAACTAATGTGCTCCCTGCCCAGAATATTGATCATCCTCACTTGCAGGCTTCATTTGGTGTTTCCTCTCCACGGATGATTTCACCTTGGAGCATTGAGCCGCTGTCCCCAATGGGCTCTCGGGTATCTGCATTTTCTCATCTCGAGAAGCATCAGCTACAATTGCGCAGCTTCAGCTCACGGGATCTTGGATCCAACCTACCATGTGATCTGGGATCTAACAGCCTTGTTGGCTCCCCCAGGCATTCTTGGTCAAAATGGGAGTCCCACAATGGGAAAGTAGATTGGTCTGTTCAAGGAGATGAATTAGCAGGGTTACGCAAGTCATGTTCAATTGGACGTAACAGAGAGGAGCCTGATGTATCATGGGTTCAATCTCTGGTTAAAGAATTACCAACTGAAAACACAGAAAATGCAGCCACCCCGGTTTCTGGCACAGCACTGTCTGTTGAGGGTTCTGATTCTAAGCACCAGACTGAATCCAGTGATCAGACTGTTTCGGGACCATGGCTCGAGCAGTTGCAAATTGATCGGATTGCTGCTtag